The Brachybacterium huguangmaarense genome contains a region encoding:
- a CDS encoding putative RNA methyltransferase: protein MTSDPASLELAARLLRCPLCAERLAPASGSALRCPARHTFDVSRHGYISLLGGARAVSGDDPDMARARERFLATGAYAPVRDAVAALAGGGRDEPEVVLDVGAGTGYYLAGTLERMPAAHGIALDTSVRSLRVAARAHPRAIAATWDAFRPFPLADGSVDAVLDVFAPRNPAEFHRVLRPGGRLVVARPTARHLAELRAEVAAMVTIDPAKEERLARALAPHVTAVTTREVEYELTLGAEQARDLIGMTPSARHLDVHALGRREGGGAAGEGAAGAGLAVTVSVLVTAYAPR from the coding sequence GTGACATCCGACCCCGCCTCCCTGGAGCTCGCGGCCCGTCTGTTGCGGTGCCCCCTGTGCGCCGAGCGCCTCGCGCCGGCGTCCGGCTCCGCCCTGCGCTGCCCGGCACGGCACACCTTCGACGTGTCCCGCCACGGGTACATCTCGCTGCTGGGCGGGGCCCGCGCCGTGAGCGGCGACGACCCGGACATGGCGCGCGCCCGCGAGCGCTTCCTCGCGACCGGCGCCTACGCCCCGGTCCGGGACGCCGTCGCCGCCCTCGCCGGGGGCGGGCGCGACGAGCCCGAGGTCGTGCTCGACGTCGGGGCCGGCACCGGCTACTACCTCGCGGGCACGCTCGAGCGGATGCCCGCCGCGCACGGCATCGCGCTCGACACGTCCGTGCGGTCCCTGCGGGTCGCGGCTCGTGCCCATCCGCGCGCGATCGCCGCGACCTGGGACGCGTTCCGCCCCTTCCCCCTCGCCGACGGCTCGGTCGACGCAGTGCTCGACGTGTTCGCGCCGCGCAACCCCGCCGAGTTCCACCGCGTGCTGCGCCCCGGCGGCAGGCTCGTCGTGGCCCGCCCCACCGCGCGCCATCTCGCCGAGCTGCGGGCCGAGGTCGCCGCGATGGTGACGATCGACCCGGCCAAGGAGGAGCGCCTGGCGCGCGCCCTCGCGCCGCACGTGACCGCCGTGACCACGCGCGAGGTCGAGTACGAGCTGACGCTCGGCGCGGAGCAGGCGCGCGACCTGATCGGGATGACGCCGAGCGCCCGGCACCTCGACGTGCACGCCCTCGGGCGGCGCGAGGGCGGGGGAGCGGCGGGCGAGGGAGCTGCAGGCGCGGGCCTGGCCGTGACCGTGTCGGTGCTCGTGACGGCGTACGCGCCGCGCTGA
- a CDS encoding LacI family DNA-binding transcriptional regulator, whose product MSPAPRRPTSSDVAARAGVSRATVSMVLNDRVEGTVASATRDRVLAAAAELGYARSAIALSLRDRRTRTIGLITDRIATSPWAGPMTRAASQEAAAHGQMVIEVDLSLREASLADAMRLLAERQVDGLVYATMGRARIRLPASTFGLPLVLLDCEEYTAAGADASADDRDRTPVPAFVPADLEGARRATRHLIGLGHERIAMLSGGDRQPATLEREQGYRTAMTEAGLAPRLVPAGWQMDDGFRAASRLLAHGQAPTALFCIRDRVAAGALHAAALAGVDVPGRLSVVGFDDEDFFAAALTPPLTTIALPHEEMGRAAVRALLDLIEGGEERAAVPSAPVVVPCALVERATTGLVPA is encoded by the coding sequence GTGAGCCCCGCCCCGCGCCGACCGACGTCCTCGGACGTGGCTGCGCGGGCGGGCGTGTCCCGGGCGACCGTCTCGATGGTGCTCAACGACCGCGTGGAGGGCACCGTCGCCTCCGCGACCCGGGACCGCGTGCTCGCGGCGGCCGCGGAGCTCGGCTACGCACGCAGCGCGATCGCGCTGTCGCTGCGCGACCGGCGCACGCGCACGATCGGCCTCATCACCGACCGGATCGCGACCTCCCCCTGGGCGGGGCCGATGACGCGCGCGGCCTCCCAGGAGGCGGCGGCGCACGGACAGATGGTGATCGAGGTCGACCTCTCCCTGCGCGAGGCGAGCCTCGCGGACGCGATGCGCCTGCTCGCCGAGCGCCAGGTCGACGGCCTCGTCTACGCGACGATGGGGCGCGCCCGGATCCGGCTCCCCGCCTCGACCTTCGGCCTGCCCCTGGTCCTGCTCGACTGCGAGGAGTACACCGCCGCTGGCGCCGACGCCTCCGCCGACGACAGGGACCGGACTCCCGTCCCCGCCTTCGTCCCCGCCGACCTCGAGGGGGCGCGGCGAGCGACGCGGCATCTGATCGGGCTCGGGCACGAGCGGATCGCGATGCTGAGCGGCGGCGACCGGCAGCCCGCGACCCTCGAGCGCGAGCAGGGCTACCGGACGGCGATGACCGAGGCCGGCCTCGCGCCCCGCCTCGTGCCGGCGGGCTGGCAGATGGACGACGGCTTCCGCGCGGCCTCGCGCCTGCTGGCGCACGGCCAGGCGCCCACGGCTCTGTTCTGCATCCGCGACCGCGTCGCCGCGGGGGCGCTGCACGCCGCCGCGCTCGCCGGGGTCGACGTGCCGGGGCGGCTCTCGGTGGTCGGCTTCGACGACGAGGACTTCTTCGCCGCGGCCCTCACCCCGCCGCTGACCACCATCGCCCTCCCGCACGAGGAGATGGGCCGCGCCGCCGTGCGCGCCCTGCTCGACCTGATCGAGGGCGGCGAGGAGCGGGCCGCCGTGCCGTCGGCGCCCGTCGTCGTGCCGTGCGCCCTCGTGGAGCGCGCGACGACCGGCCTCGTGCCCGCCTGA
- a CDS encoding glycoside hydrolase family 32 protein produces the protein MTSDPFPSLHRVQARGWLNDPNGIVRHDGRWHVFFQYNPDSPRHERIHWGHVSSDDLVSWREEPLGPAPRPGEADEGGCWSGVATVHDGAVHAVYSGVSRGHVEQSRVVIQRANADLTAFEPLPGTAADAPDESGLVAVRDPFLLELDGRALAIQGAGLRRRGADGVERMVPAILAWDRSDLTSWRYLGPVLTGEETIAGQHAPADVWECPQLVRLGRGDEARWALALSLWTTPPEGGFGPDRVSWLLGDLTWHETDGEDDRTGLGPLRFSPATGGPLDAGPDFYAPQAHVDPASGRVLLWAWSWEGAERTAEQAEAQGWAGCLTFPRELDLEHGRVVSRVPAELRTLRGAPLPVGDDGAVLPPRAEARSEQGARVELIGEDGTVLRVIAEEPHGPVTVFVDASILELLPEQGVPQTVRVYPGQGESLRVRALGGASDLRVWELRRPSA, from the coding sequence GTGACGAGCGACCCCTTCCCCTCCCTGCATCGCGTCCAGGCGCGGGGGTGGCTCAACGACCCCAACGGGATCGTGCGGCACGACGGCCGCTGGCACGTGTTCTTCCAGTACAACCCCGACTCCCCGCGCCACGAGCGCATCCACTGGGGCCATGTCTCGTCCGACGACCTCGTGAGCTGGCGCGAGGAGCCCCTCGGGCCCGCCCCGCGACCCGGCGAGGCCGACGAGGGCGGCTGCTGGAGCGGCGTCGCGACCGTGCACGACGGCGCCGTGCACGCCGTGTACTCGGGGGTGAGCCGCGGTCACGTCGAGCAGTCGCGCGTCGTGATCCAGCGCGCGAACGCCGACCTCACGGCCTTCGAGCCGCTCCCCGGCACGGCGGCCGACGCCCCCGACGAGTCCGGGCTCGTGGCCGTGCGCGACCCCTTCCTGCTCGAGCTGGACGGGCGCGCCCTCGCGATCCAGGGAGCGGGCCTGCGGCGTCGCGGCGCCGATGGCGTCGAGCGCATGGTCCCGGCGATCCTGGCCTGGGACCGCTCCGACCTCACCAGCTGGCGCTACCTGGGCCCGGTGCTGACCGGCGAGGAGACGATCGCCGGTCAGCACGCTCCGGCGGACGTCTGGGAGTGCCCCCAGCTGGTGCGCCTCGGGCGCGGCGACGAGGCGCGCTGGGCGCTCGCCCTGAGCCTGTGGACGACGCCGCCCGAGGGCGGCTTCGGGCCCGACCGCGTGAGCTGGCTGCTCGGCGACCTGACCTGGCACGAGACGGACGGCGAGGACGATCGGACGGGACTCGGCCCGCTGCGCTTCTCGCCGGCGACAGGCGGCCCGCTGGACGCCGGCCCCGACTTCTACGCGCCGCAGGCCCATGTCGATCCCGCGTCCGGCCGCGTCCTGCTGTGGGCGTGGTCGTGGGAGGGCGCGGAGCGCACGGCGGAGCAGGCCGAGGCCCAGGGCTGGGCCGGATGCCTGACCTTCCCGCGCGAGCTGGACCTCGAGCACGGCCGCGTCGTCTCGCGCGTGCCCGCCGAGCTGCGCACCCTGCGCGGCGCCCCGCTCCCGGTCGGCGACGACGGCGCGGTCCTCCCACCGCGCGCGGAGGCCCGCTCCGAGCAGGGCGCGCGCGTCGAGCTGATCGGCGAGGACGGGACGGTGCTCCGCGTGATCGCCGAGGAGCCGCACGGCCCCGTCACGGTGTTCGTCGATGCGAGCATCCTCGAGCTGCTGCCGGAGCAGGGCGTGCCGCAGACCGTGCGGGTGTACCCGGGCCAGGGCGAGTCGCTGCGGGTGCGCGCCCTCGGCGGCGCGAGCGACCTGCGGGTCTGGGAGCTGCGCCGGCCCTCGGCCTGA
- a CDS encoding DUF2316 family protein, which yields MSLNSPQRARTAAELAANFAASGLTRDELRERTGLPPARFDSALTMSPGTSPVDAWLLRDTLETAVREAGAELTPFSILTDDARAAATGWFGVADRR from the coding sequence ATGTCGCTGAACAGCCCCCAGCGGGCCCGCACCGCCGCCGAGTTAGCCGCCAACTTCGCGGCCTCGGGCCTCACCCGCGACGAGCTGCGCGAACGCACGGGGCTGCCGCCCGCACGGTTCGACTCGGCGCTGACGATGTCGCCGGGCACGAGCCCCGTGGACGCGTGGCTCCTGCGGGACACGCTCGAGACGGCGGTGCGCGAGGCCGGGGCCGAGCTGACGCCGTTCTCGATCCTGACCGACGACGCGCGCGCCGCGGCGACGGGCTGGTTCGGGGTCGCCGACCGCCGCTGA
- a CDS encoding PTS ascorbate transporter subunit IIC, whose product MNVLLAIAQFLVNEILSVPAFLIGIITAIGLLALRKSVGQVIGGGLKAVLGFLLIGAGATLVTASLAPLGTMIQGALGAQGVVPTNEAIAGIAQQQYGAQVAWLMILGFVVAILLARFTPLRYVFLTGHHMLFMATLITIVMASAGMPTPVVVVLGAVLLGILMVSLPALAQPFTRKITGDDTIAIGHFGTAGYIASGAVGRLVDPRGRSRSTEDITVPEGLRFLRDSMVATALSMVLMYVVVALVYLARVGQETAFTAFDTPSSNVGNYLMTSVTQGLQFGIAVAVILFGVRTILGELVPAFQGIAARVVPGAVPALDAPIVFPYAQNAVLIGFISSFVGGLVGLLLLGTVFGPLFGLALVLPGLVPHFFTGGAAGVYGNATGGRRGAIAGAFVNGLLVTFLPALLLKVLGAFGSENTTFGDTDFGWFGILIGYGARPGVLLGSIVLAVIGLVILALAITVQRRVVDTGWDPARARGSAGGTTAVAAGAATASGTGAAGGAAAVTASTGRYPRVAPPAGAPVPPPPPAD is encoded by the coding sequence ATGAACGTCCTCCTCGCGATCGCCCAGTTCCTCGTCAACGAGATCCTGAGCGTGCCTGCCTTCCTCATCGGCATCATCACCGCGATCGGCCTGCTGGCCCTGCGCAAGAGCGTCGGCCAGGTGATCGGCGGCGGCCTCAAGGCCGTGCTCGGCTTCCTCCTGATCGGCGCCGGCGCGACCCTCGTGACCGCCTCGCTCGCGCCGCTCGGCACGATGATCCAGGGCGCGCTCGGCGCCCAGGGCGTCGTGCCCACCAACGAGGCGATCGCGGGCATCGCCCAGCAGCAGTACGGCGCCCAGGTCGCGTGGCTCATGATCCTGGGCTTCGTGGTCGCGATCCTGCTCGCGCGCTTCACCCCCCTGCGCTACGTGTTCCTGACCGGGCACCACATGCTGTTCATGGCCACCCTCATCACGATCGTGATGGCCTCGGCGGGCATGCCCACGCCGGTCGTCGTCGTGCTCGGGGCGGTCCTGCTCGGCATCCTCATGGTGTCACTGCCCGCCCTCGCCCAGCCCTTCACGCGCAAGATCACGGGCGACGACACGATCGCGATCGGCCACTTCGGCACCGCCGGATACATCGCGTCGGGGGCCGTGGGCCGCCTCGTCGACCCGCGCGGCAGGAGCCGCTCGACCGAGGACATCACCGTGCCCGAGGGCCTGCGCTTCCTGCGCGACTCGATGGTCGCGACGGCCCTGTCGATGGTGCTCATGTACGTCGTGGTCGCGCTCGTGTACCTCGCCCGGGTCGGCCAGGAGACGGCGTTCACCGCCTTCGACACCCCCTCCTCGAACGTCGGCAACTACCTCATGACGTCCGTGACCCAGGGCCTCCAGTTCGGCATCGCCGTGGCCGTGATCCTCTTCGGCGTGCGCACGATCCTCGGCGAGCTCGTGCCCGCCTTCCAGGGCATCGCCGCGCGCGTGGTCCCCGGCGCGGTGCCCGCCCTCGACGCGCCCATCGTGTTCCCGTACGCGCAGAACGCCGTGCTGATCGGGTTCATCTCGAGCTTCGTCGGCGGCCTCGTCGGCCTGCTCCTGCTCGGCACCGTGTTCGGGCCGCTCTTCGGCCTCGCCCTGGTCCTGCCCGGCCTCGTGCCGCACTTCTTCACGGGCGGCGCCGCCGGCGTCTACGGCAACGCCACGGGCGGGCGCCGCGGCGCGATCGCGGGCGCCTTCGTCAACGGCCTCCTGGTCACGTTCCTGCCCGCGCTGCTGCTCAAGGTGCTGGGCGCCTTCGGCTCGGAGAACACGACCTTCGGCGACACCGACTTCGGCTGGTTCGGCATCCTGATCGGCTACGGCGCCCGGCCGGGCGTGCTGCTCGGCTCGATCGTGCTCGCCGTGATCGGCCTCGTGATCCTCGCCCTCGCGATCACCGTGCAGCGCCGCGTGGTCGACACCGGCTGGGATCCCGCCCGCGCCCGCGGGAGCGCGGGCGGCACGACGGCCGTCGCGGCGGGCGCCGCCACGGCCTCGGGCACGGGCGCCGCGGGCGGGGCAGCCGCGGTGACCGCGTCGACGGGCCGCTACCCGCGGGTCGCGCCGCCCGCGGGCGCTCCCGTGCCTCCTCCCCCGCCCGCCGACTGA
- a CDS encoding PTS sugar transporter subunit IIA — translation MSSLSDLLDPSAIRLDVPAADWRAAIRAAGALLTASDVAGPAYTDAMIRTVEEHGPYIVLAPGFALAHSRPDASVARTGLALVRLAEPVAFGNPDNDPVTLVMALAAADAGAHQQALAALAGVLADRERRAALDVAATPAEVLAVLEDPAPRPAAATPATTTAAAPAAAPWPAAEAAPVAADEETVPSKNLILTVCGNGLGTSLFLKNTAEQVLDRWGWSPYISIEATDTISAKGKAHDADVVLTSGAIADALGDVGVPVEVIRDFTSQAEIDAALRRLYAV, via the coding sequence ATGTCCTCGCTCAGCGACCTGCTCGATCCGTCCGCGATCCGCCTCGACGTGCCCGCCGCCGACTGGCGCGCGGCGATCCGCGCCGCGGGCGCGCTGCTCACCGCCTCCGACGTCGCAGGCCCCGCCTACACCGACGCGATGATCCGCACCGTCGAGGAACACGGGCCCTACATCGTGCTCGCGCCGGGCTTCGCCCTGGCCCACTCGCGGCCCGACGCCTCGGTGGCCCGCACCGGCCTCGCCCTCGTGCGCCTCGCCGAGCCGGTCGCCTTCGGCAACCCCGACAACGACCCCGTGACCCTCGTGATGGCGCTCGCGGCGGCCGACGCCGGCGCGCACCAGCAGGCCCTCGCGGCGCTCGCGGGCGTGCTCGCCGATCGCGAGCGCCGCGCCGCGCTCGACGTCGCGGCCACCCCCGCCGAGGTGCTCGCGGTGCTCGAAGACCCCGCCCCGCGACCGGCCGCGGCGACCCCGGCCACGACGACCGCTGCCGCACCGGCCGCTGCTCCCTGGCCCGCCGCGGAGGCCGCACCGGTCGCCGCCGACGAGGAGACCGTGCCCTCGAAGAACCTGATCCTCACGGTGTGCGGCAACGGCCTCGGCACGAGCCTGTTCCTCAAGAACACGGCCGAGCAGGTGCTCGACCGCTGGGGCTGGTCCCCCTACATCAGCATCGAGGCGACCGACACGATCTCCGCCAAGGGCAAGGCCCACGACGCCGACGTCGTGCTGACCTCGGGGGCCATCGCCGACGCGCTCGGCGACGTCGGCGTGCCCGTCGAGGTGATCCGCGACTTCACCTCGCAGGCCGAGATCGACGCCGCGCTGCGCCGCCTCTACGCCGTCTGA
- a CDS encoding cation:proton antiporter, translated as MTGLIAAGVVAVIVICAADILAPRVKAAPPLVLVVVGIALSFVPALGTFELEPDLVLEVILPPLLYASAVAMPAISFKRELSAISGLSVTLVVLSSLLLGLLFWWLVPGLGFGWGVALGAILSPTDAVATSIIKGRGVPDRVVTILEGESLLNDATALVILATAAGAAVHGFSVAGAVGSFLYSVIVALLIGAIVGVGNFWFRRRIENATADTVLSFTLPFIASVPAELLGSSGLVAAVVAGLIIGFRGPRTLPPQHRLTTGITWSSVQMVLEGVVFLTMGLQIKAVLTELHEDSVGVAAGLGIAVVALVVIVLTRSGWLAGDLWHLGRRARRGAART; from the coding sequence ATGACCGGGCTCATCGCCGCGGGCGTCGTCGCCGTCATCGTCATCTGCGCGGCCGACATCCTCGCCCCCCGGGTCAAGGCGGCGCCTCCGCTCGTGCTCGTGGTCGTCGGCATCGCACTCAGCTTCGTGCCGGCGCTCGGGACCTTCGAGCTCGAGCCCGACCTCGTGCTCGAGGTCATCCTGCCGCCGCTGCTGTACGCGTCCGCGGTCGCGATGCCGGCGATCAGCTTCAAACGCGAGCTGTCCGCGATCAGCGGCCTCTCCGTGACCCTCGTGGTGCTCAGCTCGCTCCTGCTGGGGCTGCTGTTCTGGTGGCTCGTGCCGGGCCTCGGCTTCGGCTGGGGCGTCGCCCTCGGCGCGATCCTCTCCCCCACGGACGCGGTCGCGACCTCGATCATCAAGGGCCGCGGCGTGCCCGACCGGGTCGTCACGATCCTCGAGGGTGAGTCGCTGCTCAACGACGCGACCGCCCTCGTCATCCTCGCGACGGCCGCGGGGGCGGCCGTGCACGGCTTCTCGGTGGCCGGCGCCGTGGGCTCCTTCCTGTACTCCGTGATCGTGGCACTCCTGATCGGCGCGATCGTCGGGGTGGGCAACTTCTGGTTCCGGCGACGGATCGAGAACGCGACGGCCGACACGGTCCTCTCGTTCACCCTCCCCTTCATCGCCTCGGTGCCCGCCGAGCTGCTGGGCAGCTCGGGCCTCGTGGCCGCGGTCGTCGCGGGCCTCATCATCGGCTTCCGGGGCCCGCGCACGCTCCCCCCGCAGCACCGCCTGACCACGGGCATCACGTGGTCGAGCGTGCAGATGGTGCTCGAGGGCGTCGTCTTCCTGACCATGGGCCTGCAGATCAAGGCGGTGCTCACCGAGCTGCACGAGGACTCGGTGGGGGTCGCGGCAGGGCTCGGGATCGCCGTGGTCGCCCTCGTGGTGATCGTGCTGACCCGCAGCGGATGGCTCGCCGGGGACCTGTGGCACCTCGGCCGGCGGGCGCGGCGCGGCGCGGCACGGACATGA
- a CDS encoding aminotransferase class I/II-fold pyridoxal phosphate-dependent enzyme: MDLEGPWQAAARGAHLWVDGVAQPTVFARMSARAAALGAMNLGQGFPDTAPPPVVAETAQRNIREGVNQYPPGPGRPELRAAIARHQERFYALAWDPGSEVLVTTGATEAIAAAILALVRPGDEVVTLEPFYDSYAATIALAGGVHRTVPFEVRCTDGELSLSVAPHALREAVTDATRLILLNSPHNPTGAVLGREVLEALVEAACAHDAIIVSDEVYEHLTFAASHVPVATLPGARERTITIGSAGKTLSVTGWKIGWVTAVPELVAAVTGVKQWLTFTSGAPFQGAVARGLELPEAQYAAIADDLARRRDLLVDTLRGIGAHVAVPEAGYFVLADLSPLGEDDATALCERLPEEAGVVAIPVAAFCHDDAAGGHASQYRSLVRFAFCKDDATLAEAARRLGAWARGRRGA; encoded by the coding sequence ATGGATCTCGAGGGCCCGTGGCAGGCCGCGGCGCGCGGCGCGCATCTGTGGGTGGACGGCGTCGCGCAGCCGACCGTCTTCGCCCGCATGTCGGCGCGCGCCGCTGCACTCGGGGCGATGAACCTGGGCCAGGGCTTCCCCGACACCGCCCCGCCACCGGTCGTCGCCGAGACCGCCCAGCGCAACATCCGTGAGGGCGTGAACCAGTACCCGCCGGGCCCGGGGCGGCCCGAGCTGCGCGCGGCGATCGCCCGCCACCAGGAGCGCTTCTACGCCCTGGCCTGGGATCCCGGCAGCGAGGTGCTCGTGACCACGGGCGCGACCGAGGCGATCGCCGCCGCGATCCTCGCGCTCGTGCGGCCGGGTGACGAGGTGGTCACGCTCGAGCCCTTCTACGACTCCTACGCGGCGACGATCGCACTCGCCGGAGGCGTGCACCGCACGGTCCCGTTCGAGGTCCGGTGCACCGACGGCGAGCTGTCACTGTCGGTCGCGCCGCACGCGCTCCGCGAGGCCGTCACGGACGCGACCCGCCTGATCCTGCTGAACTCCCCGCACAACCCCACCGGGGCGGTCCTCGGACGCGAGGTGCTCGAGGCCCTCGTGGAGGCGGCATGCGCGCACGACGCGATCATCGTGTCGGACGAGGTGTACGAGCACCTCACCTTCGCCGCATCCCACGTTCCCGTCGCGACGCTCCCGGGCGCGCGCGAGCGGACCATCACGATCGGCTCGGCGGGCAAGACGCTGTCGGTCACGGGCTGGAAGATCGGCTGGGTCACGGCCGTCCCCGAGCTCGTCGCGGCGGTCACGGGCGTCAAGCAGTGGCTCACGTTCACCTCGGGGGCCCCGTTCCAGGGCGCGGTCGCGCGCGGTCTCGAGCTGCCCGAGGCCCAGTACGCGGCGATCGCCGACGACCTCGCCCGGCGGCGCGACCTGCTCGTGGACACGCTGCGGGGGATCGGCGCGCACGTCGCCGTGCCCGAAGCGGGCTACTTCGTCCTGGCGGATCTCTCGCCGCTCGGCGAGGACGACGCGACCGCGCTGTGCGAGCGCCTGCCCGAGGAGGCGGGCGTCGTCGCGATCCCCGTCGCCGCGTTCTGCCATGACGACGCCGCGGGCGGGCACGCGAGCCAGTACCGCTCGCTCGTCCGCTTCGCCTTCTGCAAGGACGACGCGACCCTGGCCGAGGCGGCCCGACGGCTCGGGGCGTGGGCGCGAGGGCGCCGAGGCGCTTAG